AGTGGACTCAACATTTGAACAATAGAATGAAGAAGTTTATTTTCTTTTTGACTCTGTATTAATACTTTTAATCCCGAGGAATCGGGAAAATAAGCTCGTTGCATTCGTTGGTTTTTACTTCGCTATTCTTAATTCTATTGTTCAAATGTTCTATTATTCGTTTTAACTATCTGCCACAACTTATTGAGAAGTTACATAAATTAAATTGTATTTCTATTTGTCCGATTCCTTATTCCAATTTTTAGGAAGTAATCCAAGGCTAATAGCAAGATTTATTGTCTTTTGAGCTCTTTTAACTACCGGAGGGTCAATCATTTTTGTACCAAGTGATACTACCCCAAGTCCTTTTTCTTCTGCTTCGATAAATGCATTTACAACTTTTTTAGCTTTTTCGATTTCATCAATATCAGGAGCAAAACTTTCATGAATAACTCTTATTTGGCGAGGATGAATACAACCCATTCCTTCAAAACCCAGAGATTTTGAAACCCTAATATTTTCTTTTAATCCCGACATATCTCCAACATCCGAAAAAACAGAGTCAATTGCCTGAATATCTGTAGCTTTACACGCGTTTACAACTCTTGTTCGTGCAAAGAACGATTCAGTTGCTTCTTTTGTTCTTTTAACACCAAGGTCAGCAGTAAAATCTTCAAGTCCGACAGCCATAGCTACAACATTTTCTGATGCATTTGCAATTTCAAAAGCCTTTTCTACACCCATTGCACTTTCAATAATCGGCATATAAAAAATCTTATTTTCTATTTTTTTATCCTTTTTTATTTTATCAATTTCAACATCAAGTTGTTTTATATATTCACCGTTTTCACATTTAGGAACCAAAATAATATGTACATTATGAGGCACAATATATTTTAAATCCTCAATTCCTTTTTTCCCCTGATTAATCCTTACCATTCTTTCAGAACCATAAAAATTAACCTGCCTTAAAGCATTCCTTACTAATAATCTTGCTTCTTTCTTTTTAACAGGTGCAACTGAATCTTCAAGGTCAAGGATAATCCCGTTAGGTTCATGAATACCTGCATTAAGCATCATACTCGGGGTATTGCCGGGCAAATATAATCGTGAAAATCGGAATTGTTCCTTACTCGACTTGTATTTATTCTCTTCTATCATTTCAAGAAGAAATTCTTTATCTGTATTGACAAGTTGTTTAACAGCTGATTCAATTCGTGCAGACAGAACAAATGGTAATGCTCCGCTATCTTCGATTGAAATTTCGGCATTATTTATACCAAAATAATTTAATATATCAGTACAAAGTTTTCTGTTAGCTTTTCCAAACATAACATCAACTTTGCTTTTCATTTCAATTGATATATTTCCCGAATCTTTTAATTCAAGGGTTACAAAGCAATCTGAACGCACTCTTTCACCATGATTTCCTGATGTGGCAATTTTAATAGTATTCACTTTTATAAATTTTATAAATTTTTACAAATATAATAATCAAAAATTCAAAAAATTGAAATTATAATAAATTATTTTATTCAAACAGAACTATCCTGATTAATTACTCCCTTCGGTCATGAGAAAAGTTTATAAATTTTGGAATTATTTGATGCAAGTAGGCAGTAGGTATCCAATTGCTATCGAATTGATAGTAAACAGTTGACAGTATGCAGTTGACATGTTGACAAAGAATTTGCCTACTGTTAATTGTCAACTGCCAACTTATTTGTGAATAATTCAGGTTAAATTGTTAATAAAATCGTTAGCAACTCGTTATTAAATATAAAAATCCTGTTTCTTTTTTTTATACCTTCCCAAAAAAAAAATCACCAAATTTACTTGCTATATGAACTCAAAATTACAATTATTAATCCTGTTATTGTTTGTTTCATCAATATTATATTCGCAAAATGCTGTTATTTATGATGATATACAAACTAAATCATTCTCAGTAAAATATATTGAAGAAAGTCAGGGAACATTTAATAACGAAATTATTACAAAAATAGCCCGAAGTATTCCTAAACCCGTTCATGAATTTGAAATAAAATTCAACTATCAGCAACATTCGAAAATTATTAGGGACCTTGATAAATTAAAATTTGTTGTTGAAATTTCAGATATTGATATTAAAGATGATATAATTTATAAAGGTTTTCCTATTAACAACATTCTGCATCCTTGCGAATTAAATTTTACACTTAATTGGTTAGATGCTGATAATAAAGTTATTAAAAATTTTAATTTTAATAATATTCCTATAATTAAAACATATACTAAAATTGTTGATTTTTCTTTTATTGATTCATTAAAGTTACCTAGATACAGTTTTGAAATTGTTTCAGTTGTGCCAATTTATAATCAAAAAAACCAAAATAAATTTATCTCAAAAGAAAAAATTATAAATGACTATTATAATTTTGATTCTGGAATACAACTCACTTTATATGATTTGAAAAAAATCAATCTTGAAAATACAGAACAATTTGATAAATATAGCGAGGTAATAAAAAGAACAGATGATTTTCTTAAAGAAATAAAATCAAAAAATCTCCCAAAACATTTAAAATTCCCTACTTATGACCCAAATAAATTAAATATAAAGATTAAAGAAACAAACGAACTAAATTCGAGAATAAAACAAACACTTGAACATATGATAAACAATATGCATGAAGCATATTATAATAAAGGATTAAAATTATTAGAAACCGGCGAAACTGAACAGTCTATAATATTATTTAACAAATCTGTTGATACTAAAAAGGATTACCCCCCACCCTATTACCAGTTAGCAAAAATTGAATTTGACAATAATAATTTTGATAATTCGATTAAAAAAATAAGTTCTGTAATATTAAAAATGAAACCTTCGTCAGAAATTAAAGAAAAATCAAAAAATCTTTTAATAAAAATTATTGCTGTTTATGTGAATGAAGCTGATAGTTTAAATAATAATTCAGAATATAATGAAGCTATAAAAATCCTTGAAAAAGCATCACAAATTGGCAAAGATATTTTAAAAGTAAAATATTTTGAAAATATTGAAACACAATTAAAAAACTCATATACAGGATTGTACGTAAATATTACTGATAGTGCCTATTCAGAATTAAACAATAACAATTTTGTAAACGTTGAAAATTACATTGATACTGCAACATCCTTTTATAATAAATATAAAAATTACATTATAAATAATGAGAAATTAATTAGTGTTACAAAATCACTATATCAAACCTATATAAATCAGGGTAATGAATTAAACCAACAACAAAAATTTAAACAAGCATTAGTAATGTTGGAAAATGCCAACCGGCTTTGCAATGATAATTCAGAAATAGTCTGTAAATCAGAAATGTATAAAGAAATTGAAATATCAAAAAACGGATATTATATTAACTTGTTATTAGAATCTGAAAAAGCATTTAATGAAAAAGACCTTGAAAAAGCAAGTGAATTGCTTAATTCAGCTAACAAATTTCAAATTGAAAACAAACTTGAAAAAGTAACAAAATCCTATGAGCTTGAAGAAAAAATAAATTACCAGACATATATTTTGTTAATATACACGGGTAAAGAAAATTTTAATGACCACAATTATAAAGTTTCATTAGACAATTTTGAAGAAGCAAAAAATATGCAGATACAATATGATTATCCTGTAATAGATAATCTTGACTCATTAATTAAAACATCGGCAACTTTTTATATAATTGATAAATTACGCGAAGGAGAACGGTTTGCTATGACAAATGATATACCGAAAGCTAAAAATATTATTTCTGAAACAAACAATATTATTGAAAAATATAAAATCGAAAATAACGAAAAAATCAATATCGGTATAAAAAACTTAAACAATAAAATTGCTGAACAAATATGTAATAATGCAATTTTTGAATTTGCAGTACAATATCGTACAGCTCAAAAGTTTATCGAACAAAAAAGATTTATTGACGCTGAAAAATCTTTTAATAAAGCCATTGATATTTCAAAACAAAATTCAAATTGTAATATACCCGGTGAAGAAACAATCGAAGAAAAAAACAGAATAACAAATGCCGTTCTTTACCAACAAAAATTAAATAAAATAAATAAACTGATTATTGAAAAAAGCTATCCTGAAACAATTGCTAATTATATAGAAATAAGGAAACTATACATTGATTCGAATATTACAGAATTTAATTTGCAAAATAAAAATTTGTTTGATTTTATTATTACCAATGAATCGGCAAATTTTATTAATTATGCAGTAAAACATTATACTGATACGGATGAATTTGAAAGTGCATTAAGTTTATTAGAAGAATTAAATAAAAGGGAATATTTGTCAAACTGGGCAAAAAACAACCAGAATTTACTTGGCACAAAACTTGCAATTCGCGACCATTCCAAACATCCCGGCAGAGACCCTAAACTTTTTGTAAAAAAATATACTACTGAAGACAAATGGTATTCACACCTGAAAAAAGCATACCTTAAACGATGGGAAAAACTTGAATGATTTACTATTGATTATTGATGATTTACGATTAAAAATTGAAAATAAAACTAAATAGTGCTTGTAAGAAAACACTTTTTTTGTCATTTCGACTGAAAGGAGAAATCTCATAACACAATGTATATCAACTTAATAAGATTTCTCACTTCGTTCGTAATGACAGTATAATTATAAATTTCAAGTATTTTCTTACAAACACTAAATAAAATTCGTTTTTATTTTTAATTATTGTTTGTATCTTTGCAGTTCAAAAATTTGAAACCTATTTATTAATAAAAATTAAAAAACAAAAAATTATGAAAAAATTAAATTATTTATTAGGATTATTTTTAATTGCTGCTTTAAGCTTTAGTTTTACAAGTTGTGATGATGAAGAAGTAGATGCTATAGCTCCTTCTATTACTTTAACGCAAGAAACAGGTTATATTAATGCAGATGCAATTGTTACGCCAAATGCTGAATTAAAGTTCAAAGTTGATATTAGAAAAGGTGATGCTAATATGGAAAAACTAACTCTTACTGAAGGAGGTCAACATGTTGCTGATTCACCTTATGAAGATGTTGACGGTTCTGCTGATGTTGTTGAAATTACATTTGATGCAAAAGCAAATGAAGGCAACTACGTTTACAAGTTTGAAGTAACTGATAAAGATGGTGAAACTGCCAGTGTTAGTGTTACAATAACTGTTGAGGTTTCAGGTGGTGCAATCACAACTTATTCATCAAAAATATTAGGAGCTCATCAATCTACATCAGGAAGTAGTTTTGCTTCAACAAATGGTACTGTATATTCATTAGCTGATGCTGCTACAAATTCTACACTTATAGATTTTATGTACTTCTATGGTGCTACAAATGAGGCAACTATTGCTGCTCCAGATGATACTGATGCTGCAACTGTTTTTGATTTATCAGGTTTTGCTACAAAAAATGCAACAAGGTTTGCAACAGCTAATAGTGTTGATTTTGCTAATGTTACTGATGACGTTGAAATTATTTCTGCTGCTACAAGCGCTTCTTCAACCAAAATTAATCACTTAGCTATTGGCAACGTTATTGCCTTTAAAACAGCTGCCGGAAAAATGGGATTATTAAGTATTACTGCCATGACTACAGGTGCAACTGGAGATATTACTATTGATGTTAAAGTTCAAGAATAACATCTTATTATAATAATTTAAAAAAGCCCTTCCAAAACGGAAGGGTTTTTTTGTTTACGGAAGTTGCCAGGCCAATGTCATTTAGTTAAGGCGTAACACATTGAATATCAGATTAGCACCACAATTTATTGTGGTGTTTAATGTTTATTTTTCATTGTAAAAAGTCCGCTTAAGCGGACTTTCAGAAGATGTGCCTGTCGATTTTTACACCATTCTAACCTGAATTATTCATACGTTTACGATAAAGTGCTTATATAATTCAGGTTAACCCCGACTTAGTAAAGCTTAAATTTTGGAAGCGAAGCACAACAAAATATTAGCTTTTCTTAGTCGTCAGATTAATTCAGGATTCTATCTTTTAAGTTTATGAATTAATCGGGCTAAAGAATGGTGCTAATCTGATATATTCTTAATTAAACGACATTGGTTACCAAACTGTTGCAAACGTGAATGTTTGTGCTATTAGTAAGGAAAATCTTACAAAAACACTATCTGTTTTTTAAATCTGCCAGATTTGTTCAAATAAAAAAAAGTTGTTCTAAATCAACTAATACCAATTGGACTATTTTATATATTATAATTGGTATAATTCTCTTACATAATAAAAAAATAATTTATACCTTTGGGTATAATACTGCATAGTATAATACCAACAGTCTATGAGATAATACAAATTAGGAACTCCAAGAAATATTGCAAAAATCAATCAATAAAAATTAGCTTTTAATTTGGAATATTACGCAGATAATCATTTAATTTGCTAAAATATTTTTATTCAATTCTATTTTATTTAATATGAGAATTATTATAGCCGGAGCAGGTGAAGTAGGAACACACCTTGCAAAAATGTTGTCGAAAGAAAATCATGACATAGTAGTAATTGATTCCGATGAAGAAAAACTTCGTGTTATTGATTCTCATTTTGACATTCTGACAATTCATGGTTCGGCAACATCTATAAGTACTCTTAAAGATGCAAGAATAAAAAAAACCGACCTGTTTATTTCAGTAACTACTAATGAAGAAGTCAATATTATTGCCGCAATACTTGGGAAAAGACTCGGTGCAAAAAAAACTATTGCCAGGATTGACAGTTATGAATATCTTATACCTGCTAACAAAACACACTTTATTGAATTAGGTATTGATTCATTAATTTACCCTCAAAAACTTGCATCAAGGGAAATTGTAAGTTTATTAAATCAAACCGGAACAACTGAAATATTTGATTTTGCCGATGGCAGACTTTCGCTGTTTGTTATTAAACTCGAAAAAAATGCCCCTATTATAAATAAAACATTAATGGAAGCTGCCCAAATGGATGAAGAAAGAGCTTATAGGGCAGTTGCAATAACAAGAGATAATCAAACAATAATACCGCGTGGGCAGGATATTTTTAAAGAACATGATATTGTTTATGTAATTACTGATAAATCAGGAATTAAAAACATTGTTAAATTTTCAGGACAACATTCGCTTGACATTAATAATATAATGATTATTGGTGCAAGCCGTATTGGACTCAGAACTGCAAAAGATCTTGAAAAAAATATAACTATAAAATTAATTGAAATTAACAAAAATAAATGTTATGAAATAGCAGACTTTCTTACTAATACTATGATAATTAATGGAGATGGACGAGATTCGGAATTGCTTGAAGAAGAAGGTATAAAGAAAATGGACGCATTTATTGCAGCAACAGGAAATTCGGAAACTAATATTTTTTCATGTTTAATTGCAAAAAAATTTGGTGTCAAAAAAACAATTGCAGAAGTAGAAAACATAGATTATATTGATACTGCCGAAAGTATGGGAATAGATGCTATTATAAATAAAAAACTTATAGCTGCAAGTCATATTTTCAGGTTTACAATGGATGCCGAGGTCAGCTCCCTTGTTTGCCTGATTGGTTCAAATGCCGAAGTACTTGAATTTGTCGCCCACAGTGATTCAAAAATTACAAAAGGAACATTAAAAGAAATAAAGTTTCCGAAAGATGCAATTGTGGGTGGTGTTGTTCGTGGCAAATCAGCTTTTATTGCAATTGGCGATACAAGAGTAAAACCTAATGATAAAGTTGTTGTTTTTGCTCTTCCTTCGGCTATTCATAAAATAGGTGATTATTTTAACTAATCATTTTCCAAGATATGATAAACTATAAAATAATTTTTAACATACTGGGAAAACTGCTTGTAATAGAAGGAATTTTTATGCTTCTATCTGTTTTGTTTTCTATATATTATAATGAAAGCGATTTTTATCCTATTTTATTATCTTCTGCAATTACCTTATTATCAGGTGCAATAGTTTGGTTTATAACAAAAAATCCTATAAAAAAATTCGGAAAACGCGAAGGATATATTATTGTTAGTTTAGTATGGATTGTTTTTTCATTTTTCGGCTCACTTCCTTTTGTTTTTTCAGGAGCAATAACAAATTATACCGATGCTTTTTTTGAAACAATATCAGGTTTTACTACTACAGGAGCATCAATTTTAAATGATATTGAAGCCCTTCCACACGGAATATTATTCTGGAGAAGCCTTACTCAATGGATGGGCGGTATGGGAATTATTGTACTTTCAATTGCAATTCTTCCCTTGTTAGGTATTGGAGGTATGCAATTGTTTGCTGCAGAAGTACCGGGACTTACTCCTGATAAACTTCATCCAAAAATAAAAGAAACTGCTAAGCGTTTATGGATAATTTATTTTATGCTGACTCTTACCGAAGCTATACTTCTTATACTTGGTAATATGGACTTTTTTGATGCAATTTGTCATTCGCTAACCACAATGGCAACCGGAGGTTATTCAACCAAGCAAGCAAGTGTTGCATACTGGAGTTCTTCATATATACATTATGTAATTATTGCATTTATGTTCCTTGCCGGAACTAATTTTACACTATCATACTTTGCCCTTAAATTCAAGTTTTCCAAAATCATACATAATGAAGAGTTTAGGTTTTATATTGGTTTTATTATAATTTTTTCTGCAATTATTTCAATAGTTTTATTTATAGTACACAAGCAGGATTTTAATATTGCAATAAGAGATTCATTATTTCAGGTAGTTTCAATAATGACTACAACAGGTTTTGTTACAGTTGATTATTTAAGATGGGTGCCATTCCTTGGTGTTATTATTTTATTTTTAATGTTTCTTGGTGGTTCTGCAGGCTCAACAGGTGGAAGTATAAAAATTGTTCGTATAGTTCTTATACTTAAAAACAGCTATTTTGAATTAAAAAGATTGATTCATCCCAATGCAATTATTCCTGTAAGGTTAAATAATAAAGTTGTGTCAGAAAGTATTATTATGAATGTACTTGCATTTATCTTTTTTTATATTTTAATATTCATTTTTGGAGTAATTATAATGTCTTCTATGGGCTTAGACCTTGATAGTTCATTAGGAGCAGTTGCTGCAACATTGGGAAATATTGGACCTGGAATAGGCTCGGTTGGCCCCGTAGAAAATTTTTATCATATACCAGCCTTTGGCAAGTGGTTTTTATCTTTTCTTATGCTAACAGGAAGACTTGAAATATTTACAGTATTAATTTTATTTTCACCTACTTTCTGGAAAAGGTAATAGTAACCGTTCACAAGGTTAATGAAGAACATAACTATAGTAAGTTGACAATTAACAATTGACAATTTTGTAAATAACAATTATGGCACAAAACTTTAACAGTTGGCAATTTTGCCTACTGTTAATTGTCAACTGTTTACTTTAATATTAATACATTATATTATAAATCACTGGCTTTTGTTGCTTGCAAAAATTTAATTAATAATTAATGGCACTAATTTTAAATATAGAAACAGCTACTAATATCTGTTCGGTTGCATTAGGAAAAAACGGAAAACTAATTGCAATAAAAGAATCAGATAAAGATAAATCTCATGCATCACTGTTAACAGTTTTTATTGATGAAATATTAAAAGATAATAATTACAAAGCTTCTGATATTGATGCAGTTGCTGTTAGCAAAGGACCAGGCTCATACACAGGATTAAGAATAGGGGTTTCTGTTGCTAAGGGAATTTGTTTCGGTATTGAAAAACCATTGATAGAAATTAGCACTTTACAATCATTAGCACTAAGTATTTTATCAAATGATGAATACAAAACATTAAATATTAACAAAAAACAAGCATGGTTATGTCCAATGTTAGATGCCAGAAGAATGGAAGTATATTGTGCTATTTTTGATTATCAAAATATTATAAAAAGAGATATTTCTGCTGATATAATTAATAAAGAATCGTTTAAAGATATTTTAACAAAACGTGAAGTAGTTTTTTTTGGAAATGGTTCAAACAAATGCAAAGAAATACTAATAAACAATAATTCGTATTTTATTGATAATATCAATTCTTCAGCTAAATATATGATAAATCTTGCTGAGGAGTTGTTCAATAAAAATGAATTTGTTGACACTGCTTATTTTGAACCATTTTACCTTAAAGATTTTGTTGCTACAACACCCAAAAAGAAAGTGTTATAAACATTTTCACAGCAATTTAAGATACGTAAGTTTATATTTAAGTACTATAAACTAAATTTAT
The Bacteroidales bacterium genome window above contains:
- a CDS encoding citrate lyase subunit beta (citryl-ACP lyase; catalyzes the formation of acetate and oxaloacetate from citrate) encodes the protein MNTIKIATSGNHGERVRSDCFVTLELKDSGNISIEMKSKVDVMFGKANRKLCTDILNYFGINNAEISIEDSGALPFVLSARIESAVKQLVNTDKEFLLEMIEENKYKSSKEQFRFSRLYLPGNTPSMMLNAGIHEPNGIILDLEDSVAPVKKKEARLLVRNALRQVNFYGSERMVRINQGKKGIEDLKYIVPHNVHIILVPKCENGEYIKQLDVEIDKIKKDKKIENKIFYMPIIESAMGVEKAFEIANASENVVAMAVGLEDFTADLGVKRTKEATESFFARTRVVNACKATDIQAIDSVFSDVGDMSGLKENIRVSKSLGFEGMGCIHPRQIRVIHESFAPDIDEIEKAKKVVNAFIEAEEKGLGVVSLGTKMIDPPVVKRAQKTINLAISLGLLPKNWNKESDK
- the trkA gene encoding Trk system potassium transporter TrkA, producing MRIIIAGAGEVGTHLAKMLSKENHDIVVIDSDEEKLRVIDSHFDILTIHGSATSISTLKDARIKKTDLFISVTTNEEVNIIAAILGKRLGAKKTIARIDSYEYLIPANKTHFIELGIDSLIYPQKLASREIVSLLNQTGTTEIFDFADGRLSLFVIKLEKNAPIINKTLMEAAQMDEERAYRAVAITRDNQTIIPRGQDIFKEHDIVYVITDKSGIKNIVKFSGQHSLDINNIMIIGASRIGLRTAKDLEKNITIKLIEINKNKCYEIADFLTNTMIINGDGRDSELLEEEGIKKMDAFIAATGNSETNIFSCLIAKKFGVKKTIAEVENIDYIDTAESMGIDAIINKKLIAASHIFRFTMDAEVSSLVCLIGSNAEVLEFVAHSDSKITKGTLKEIKFPKDAIVGGVVRGKSAFIAIGDTRVKPNDKVVVFALPSAIHKIGDYFN
- a CDS encoding TrkH family potassium uptake protein — protein: MINYKIIFNILGKLLVIEGIFMLLSVLFSIYYNESDFYPILLSSAITLLSGAIVWFITKNPIKKFGKREGYIIVSLVWIVFSFFGSLPFVFSGAITNYTDAFFETISGFTTTGASILNDIEALPHGILFWRSLTQWMGGMGIIVLSIAILPLLGIGGMQLFAAEVPGLTPDKLHPKIKETAKRLWIIYFMLTLTEAILLILGNMDFFDAICHSLTTMATGGYSTKQASVAYWSSSYIHYVIIAFMFLAGTNFTLSYFALKFKFSKIIHNEEFRFYIGFIIIFSAIISIVLFIVHKQDFNIAIRDSLFQVVSIMTTTGFVTVDYLRWVPFLGVIILFLMFLGGSAGSTGGSIKIVRIVLILKNSYFELKRLIHPNAIIPVRLNNKVVSESIIMNVLAFIFFYILIFIFGVIIMSSMGLDLDSSLGAVAATLGNIGPGIGSVGPVENFYHIPAFGKWFLSFLMLTGRLEIFTVLILFSPTFWKR
- the tsaB gene encoding tRNA (adenosine(37)-N6)-threonylcarbamoyltransferase complex dimerization subunit type 1 TsaB codes for the protein MALILNIETATNICSVALGKNGKLIAIKESDKDKSHASLLTVFIDEILKDNNYKASDIDAVAVSKGPGSYTGLRIGVSVAKGICFGIEKPLIEISTLQSLALSILSNDEYKTLNINKKQAWLCPMLDARRMEVYCAIFDYQNIIKRDISADIINKESFKDILTKREVVFFGNGSNKCKEILINNNSYFIDNINSSAKYMINLAEELFNKNEFVDTAYFEPFYLKDFVATTPKKKVL